In Aliamphritea ceti, a single window of DNA contains:
- a CDS encoding type I secretion system permease/ATPase has translation MASQKNTYLSDALNLIRGAFLSVAGFSCCINLLMLVPVIYMLQVYDRVVTSGSLSTLLMLTLIMVALLIAMGCLEWCRSKILIRAGARFDRLLAAKTFDVGFKQSLYSGGRNNSAGSIQDLNGLRSFLSGNALFAFFDAPWMPVYIGVMFIFHPLYGWVAVFSAIVLGLLALINEKLTRNLLQEAGKEVSQANEAVTRTLCNAEVIESMGMLGRLRQRWQMRQDKVLLWQSRAAERGASIASVSKTIRITVQSLILGLGAYLVIQQEITPGLMVAGSILLGRALAPIDQMIGAWKGFVMARSQYNRLRDGLQKLLPEQENMALPTPSGEISIEHLSVTPPGAGSPILKDISLQASPGEVWGILGPSGAGKSSLARALLGIWPPSSGKVRLDHADIFTWDREALGAYVGYLPQDIELFDGTVSENISRFGDVDPEQVVRAAQIAGMHEMILSFHDGYDTRIGKDGMMLSGGQRQRLGLARAIYGSPVLLVLDEPNSNLDDLGEQALTRALQTVKQQGTTVFIITHRPSVLGQVDKLIMLANGAVQLQGPRDEVLSRLKQAQAAMQQAAPNNQGAVNG, from the coding sequence ATGGCTTCACAAAAAAACACCTATCTCAGCGATGCACTTAACCTGATACGCGGCGCATTTTTATCCGTTGCAGGTTTTAGCTGCTGCATCAATCTTCTTATGCTTGTTCCGGTCATATACATGTTGCAGGTGTATGACCGGGTGGTCACCAGCGGCAGCCTGAGTACATTGCTTATGCTGACACTGATAATGGTGGCGCTGCTTATTGCCATGGGGTGTCTGGAATGGTGTCGTTCCAAGATACTGATTCGGGCAGGTGCCCGATTCGACCGTTTACTGGCCGCTAAAACCTTTGACGTTGGCTTCAAGCAGTCGCTGTATTCCGGCGGACGTAATAACTCGGCGGGCAGTATTCAGGATCTGAACGGATTGCGCAGTTTTCTGTCCGGTAATGCCTTGTTCGCTTTTTTCGATGCGCCCTGGATGCCGGTATACATAGGTGTGATGTTTATCTTCCATCCGTTGTATGGCTGGGTAGCCGTGTTCAGCGCTATTGTGTTGGGGTTGCTGGCGCTAATTAATGAAAAGCTGACCCGGAATCTGTTGCAGGAAGCGGGTAAGGAAGTCAGTCAGGCTAACGAAGCTGTAACCCGTACGTTATGCAATGCAGAAGTCATTGAGTCGATGGGCATGCTGGGAAGGCTTCGCCAGCGCTGGCAAATGCGTCAGGACAAAGTATTGCTCTGGCAAAGCCGGGCAGCAGAGCGGGGGGCAAGTATTGCCTCTGTGTCGAAAACTATCCGCATTACGGTACAGTCACTGATACTGGGGCTTGGGGCTTATCTGGTTATTCAGCAGGAAATCACCCCGGGGCTGATGGTAGCCGGTTCGATTTTGCTGGGCCGGGCACTGGCACCCATTGATCAGATGATTGGCGCCTGGAAAGGTTTTGTCATGGCGCGTTCTCAGTATAACCGTCTGCGGGACGGCTTACAGAAACTGCTGCCGGAGCAGGAGAATATGGCGCTGCCAACACCGTCCGGAGAAATTAGTATCGAACATTTGTCAGTAACACCTCCCGGTGCTGGCAGTCCGATTCTTAAAGATATTTCATTACAGGCTTCACCCGGAGAAGTATGGGGGATACTGGGGCCAAGTGGTGCAGGCAAGTCTTCTCTGGCAAGGGCTCTGTTGGGAATCTGGCCGCCATCATCAGGTAAGGTCAGACTCGATCATGCGGATATTTTCACCTGGGACAGAGAAGCGCTTGGCGCATATGTTGGCTACCTGCCGCAAGATATCGAACTGTTTGACGGAACTGTAAGCGAGAACATCTCCCGTTTTGGAGATGTTGATCCGGAGCAGGTTGTGCGAGCGGCTCAGATCGCGGGTATGCATGAGATGATACTTTCATTCCATGATGGCTATGACACAAGAATTGGGAAAGACGGAATGATGCTTTCCGGTGGGCAGCGGCAGCGGCTTGGCCTGGCCAGGGCTATTTACGGATCGCCGGTATTGCTGGTTCTGGATGAGCCTAATTCAAATCTTGATGATCTTGGTGAGCAGGCATTAACCCGGGCATTACAAACAGTCAAACAACAGGGCACAACCGTGTTTATTATCACCCACCGGCCTTCTGTGCTAGGTCAGGTTGATAAGCTGATTATGCTTGCTAACGGCGCCGTTCAGCTACAGGGGCCGAGGGACGAAGTACTGAGTCGTCTGAAGCAGGCACAGGCTGCTATGCAGCAGGCCGCACCGAATAATCAGGGAGCCGTAAATGGATAA
- a CDS encoding DUF642 domain-containing protein yields the protein MSSDTRNVAENNLIFGELFKKHFGATDQGFGPEFANSLTSLQSWGGSGWAQGFNKPEGLIWASSAVYRKFKDDFESIGDVGAVGRMRADFRYGEYLADAIRGAADPSAYQGKTAESTQSAIASNVFATLDFIPNLIDAYTSYKVESAFRDIRAFHADGGQDGYTYQDAELEKLRTEPDFDKLVELHKTILQRKQDTISTELASLEATVADAQKVVADQIAAKELQKDASLVTYIALEAGHSLGIEGEIEVTELLISEDQTALSQKQSRITEIEAGAGEDGALTRELADELTTLRTETADLEQTLVRRNSELENYRETKVQVDSLLLQDSDAIQQQIDTHKSSYQNLGDEVYQLMKDKAALPYTDEYSTQRRQLEGNQLDIDVDLADANSSLATHKSQELLKSGLAIGSNLLTVASSAAGLAKTIQEDGSTVAVAQASTGLGGFVADTIASFIDLSSAKSAGKASAAFGAVGAAAGFSASVVGITEISKQLHDPNISDEQKEYLKAEIGLQGAVAGLSAVAGGLAVAQALVKAGSTAATTLGKAVPIIGAIASVASAINPAKWSEFNEKQDRIDNLRQSDDYSADLLSGLLDDTLVAQKGFYGATTALNAVTGVASAALAATGVGAGVAVLVGLIGGAISAIVGAFEQVALEDIADKYADKIRHRDDGSERTVEEFFKGSFDQQQEKSKQAYENVLQDIINDQGFDSAVTLGSQLLSASDLELAAKSKTRGELEKTARHYFEEYKDTGGWQDQTIRLEEKVGDDHINLPDAASTASPENVYVSFLTPLLASGDQSTSTTSTGKNSNHTSVTISDLAGWVVNDGAGKNTTFNMNRIINSAQDKANNDVSVDFTINAGDGDDTLFAYDSEITFNGQGGTDTVSYTSFAADNLAGGITVNKTATGISVDKSLAAGSKYYKESIGSYETSHGKRTETVEYRQVQVLERDNVSNVTDQFSGIEIIQGSAKDDTFNLLADTEIRQIFGFDGDDVIFAGENTEVISGGTGKDIIHISDNLLATKTGTAQLYVDGGKGHSDTLVISQNLLDTLAEQHSAEQTNISIANSVAASLVGASGNLQSTASSLATMLNKGNQNAAANVVLNDIERVQLELKDTPSVNPDNVDGVGIFKTAALNGAHAGSAKLDSIYYLSDYEAIVNSQLSKTSSQESFYGLENARVASYENASASDAAAMQTWVQNHTATSVADADKLSGEIAVNEIKHISGKMYVVEGRSYSFREVVDDYAYLTIDGQAVISDTVHDNAATGTYQATATGFVDLDFYVLNTGGPGHFDLRGRLENPLPETLGTLQNVQTQVYQNASVTDPADLPVFATANTGSSSASSDLAATNAAGTLTKITGQMSVTEGQVYSFQAQGEVVSYLRIDNTEIIGNGSAAYQQQGSFKATATGTVDVEYYVYSATAQEHNLVQLLQTGAASTSADLKILRTSEYTNLPTSQLLYNQGDIVADLAARQPADTSLSGDLTGTIATDSAKHIQAKLYVEAGHTYYFTEKTDDFIHLIVDQQVIIDDRQWDVTTEGAYLAQKSGYVNVDYYVFNGPGPGNYELTVTASVNQTHTPTNTSPTASDSDSNSYPRLFVTPEAEQLPDDKLAVDVTAAGINHGVQVIGTNQNNGITGSNHADILFGHGGNDMLEGGLGDDTLIGGAGKDSFIFKGDNFGHDVIVNLVQGDADRDEIIFEGTTMTSIWLYRMGDHLVVKPSDQGAVVITHVFGANAVGDFERIVFRDQNGNEPWVFTPDQFVAGGQYENIGTITAGHAVYDRIMASDAADELAKAELNVAKSTDELLAESEAANRQTLVEAELGRNGFELGAELLTNGGFETSGGWSHPNPLEYWNDGAYSVYTSADSQRYIELDYANGVDSVSQQFAGTVGEKYLLSFDVARRGNGNDDSNTVQVSFNGNLLGDFVAQGNNIFERYDLVVDAAAMNTLQFAETVSGNDTVGPLLDNVSVRKINQVQDTNLLNNGGFEFSGAVESEVHRASIDGWQSSNAFHLFATANNGVTPQGSSEVYLKLDRTDAADSITAQADLQTGKQYQIQFDIAADTAVSNESNAVQVLLNGVTLGTAYATGNGWQTVSFTVEGSAGADKLTIREFANGNDGAGVYLDNVRVFQDTASNRLSLATIGASLILDGNFQSDILPAGQTSQTATDWTLGNGALLTQNPADSTDQVINLDASADSQQAHVGQRFDAQTGSEYQLSFTLAGQGTEVSNTVEVWWNGSQLGTASVAANLTETFQFSVTGAAGHDLLQIVESSVGNDGAGLFLDDVSLTALDLPSVSEALLGENLLENGDFESNGFSGSGVIPVSAVSGWESGNSNLTVGQEDYAAHESTLRGRYLELDQTANSQDQVWQDVAAETGSYYRLSYDLWNDQSGTADGAPEIHWNNGLVTAYSNNQYGEARHFEYIVQGADGMDRLTVTEAGGNDDGQGLYLDNFSLQYIAPDKYSEFNFTFS from the coding sequence CTGCGGTGTATCGAAAATTCAAAGATGATTTCGAGTCAATTGGTGATGTCGGTGCTGTCGGCAGGATGCGGGCTGACTTCCGTTATGGAGAATACCTGGCTGATGCAATTCGTGGGGCTGCAGACCCTTCGGCGTATCAGGGCAAAACGGCTGAGTCTACTCAGTCGGCGATTGCCTCAAACGTCTTTGCAACACTGGACTTCATTCCCAATCTTATTGATGCCTATACCAGTTATAAAGTTGAATCAGCTTTCCGGGATATCCGGGCATTTCATGCTGACGGTGGCCAGGATGGCTATACCTATCAGGATGCGGAATTAGAGAAACTAAGAACCGAGCCGGATTTCGATAAGCTGGTTGAGCTGCATAAAACGATTCTGCAACGTAAGCAAGATACTATCAGCACTGAGCTTGCCAGCCTGGAGGCAACCGTCGCTGATGCTCAGAAAGTGGTTGCTGATCAGATCGCTGCAAAAGAGTTACAGAAAGATGCATCTCTGGTGACATACATTGCTCTCGAAGCAGGGCACAGCCTTGGAATAGAAGGCGAGATAGAAGTTACTGAACTGCTGATATCTGAAGATCAGACTGCTCTTAGTCAGAAGCAGAGCCGGATTACAGAAATTGAAGCCGGGGCCGGTGAAGATGGTGCACTGACCCGGGAGCTGGCGGATGAGCTGACGACCCTGAGAACCGAAACTGCTGATCTTGAGCAAACGCTGGTGCGGCGCAATTCAGAGCTTGAGAACTATCGGGAAACGAAAGTTCAGGTAGATAGCTTGTTGCTTCAGGATAGCGATGCGATCCAACAACAGATTGATACACACAAGTCCAGTTACCAGAATCTGGGCGATGAAGTGTATCAGCTGATGAAAGATAAAGCGGCGCTTCCTTATACCGATGAGTACAGTACTCAACGCAGACAACTTGAAGGTAATCAGCTGGATATTGATGTGGATCTGGCAGATGCCAATTCATCGCTGGCGACACACAAATCGCAGGAGCTGCTTAAATCGGGTCTGGCGATCGGCAGTAACCTTTTAACGGTTGCATCCAGTGCTGCAGGGCTGGCCAAAACCATTCAGGAAGACGGCAGTACCGTTGCTGTTGCACAGGCTTCCACCGGGCTAGGTGGGTTTGTTGCAGATACTATCGCCAGTTTTATCGATCTGAGCAGTGCCAAATCGGCCGGTAAGGCCAGTGCTGCATTTGGTGCGGTTGGTGCGGCGGCAGGTTTCTCTGCCAGTGTGGTGGGCATCACCGAGATTTCCAAACAACTCCATGATCCGAATATTTCGGATGAGCAGAAAGAATATCTGAAAGCAGAAATTGGATTACAGGGTGCGGTTGCGGGTTTATCTGCCGTTGCTGGAGGTCTGGCGGTTGCTCAGGCATTGGTAAAAGCAGGTAGTACTGCTGCAACTACGCTGGGCAAAGCTGTACCGATTATCGGCGCTATTGCCTCGGTGGCGTCTGCTATTAATCCTGCTAAGTGGTCTGAGTTTAATGAAAAGCAGGACCGGATCGATAATTTACGTCAGAGTGATGATTACTCAGCGGACCTTTTATCCGGTTTGCTGGACGATACTCTGGTTGCTCAGAAAGGTTTTTATGGCGCAACAACAGCGCTGAATGCGGTAACCGGTGTGGCAAGTGCCGCACTGGCTGCTACCGGTGTCGGCGCGGGTGTTGCGGTACTGGTAGGCCTGATCGGTGGGGCTATCTCGGCCATTGTTGGTGCTTTTGAACAAGTTGCGCTTGAAGATATTGCTGATAAATACGCGGATAAAATCCGTCACCGGGATGACGGCTCTGAACGAACCGTTGAAGAGTTCTTTAAAGGCAGTTTTGATCAGCAACAGGAAAAGTCAAAGCAGGCATATGAGAATGTGCTGCAGGACATCATTAATGATCAGGGTTTTGACAGTGCGGTAACACTGGGTAGTCAGTTGTTGTCAGCTTCTGATCTTGAACTTGCTGCGAAGAGTAAAACCCGGGGCGAGCTTGAGAAAACCGCCCGTCATTATTTTGAAGAATATAAAGACACCGGAGGCTGGCAGGATCAGACCATCCGGTTGGAAGAAAAGGTTGGTGACGATCATATCAACTTGCCGGACGCTGCCAGTACTGCGTCACCGGAAAATGTGTATGTTTCCTTCCTGACGCCTCTGCTAGCCAGCGGTGATCAGAGTACCTCCACGACCTCTACCGGTAAAAACAGTAACCACACATCTGTCACAATCAGTGATCTGGCAGGTTGGGTGGTAAACGATGGTGCCGGAAAAAATACAACTTTTAACATGAATCGTATCATTAACAGCGCCCAGGATAAGGCCAATAATGATGTGTCGGTGGACTTCACGATTAATGCTGGTGACGGTGATGACACACTGTTTGCGTATGACAGTGAAATCACCTTTAACGGTCAGGGGGGAACGGATACTGTTTCCTATACCAGCTTCGCTGCCGATAACCTTGCTGGTGGTATTACCGTCAATAAGACGGCTACCGGTATTAGCGTTGATAAAAGCCTGGCAGCAGGTTCCAAGTATTACAAAGAGTCCATAGGCAGTTACGAAACCTCCCACGGTAAACGTACGGAAACCGTTGAGTATCGTCAGGTACAGGTACTGGAACGGGACAATGTTTCAAATGTAACCGATCAGTTCAGCGGTATTGAGATCATTCAGGGATCTGCGAAAGATGACACCTTTAACCTGTTAGCGGACACTGAAATTCGTCAGATCTTCGGTTTTGACGGCGATGATGTGATTTTTGCCGGTGAAAATACTGAGGTTATTTCAGGGGGCACGGGTAAAGACATCATTCATATCAGTGACAACCTGCTGGCTACCAAAACCGGCACTGCTCAGTTGTATGTGGATGGTGGCAAGGGGCACTCAGATACTTTAGTGATCTCTCAGAACCTGCTGGATACTCTGGCAGAGCAACACTCTGCAGAACAAACTAATATCAGCATTGCTAATTCGGTTGCGGCCAGCCTTGTTGGGGCCAGTGGCAATCTGCAGTCCACCGCCAGCAGTCTGGCAACTATGCTGAATAAGGGTAACCAGAATGCTGCCGCGAACGTTGTTCTGAACGATATTGAGCGTGTACAGCTTGAGCTGAAAGATACACCGTCGGTCAATCCTGACAACGTTGATGGTGTGGGGATTTTTAAAACAGCAGCATTGAATGGTGCCCATGCGGGCAGTGCCAAGCTGGACAGTATTTATTATCTGTCGGATTACGAAGCAATTGTGAATTCACAATTGTCGAAAACCTCTTCTCAGGAATCATTTTACGGCCTGGAAAATGCGCGTGTCGCCAGCTATGAAAATGCATCAGCCAGTGATGCTGCCGCAATGCAGACATGGGTACAAAATCATACAGCGACATCTGTCGCCGATGCCGATAAGTTAAGCGGTGAAATTGCTGTTAACGAGATCAAGCATATCAGCGGCAAAATGTATGTGGTTGAAGGACGCAGTTATTCCTTCAGAGAGGTTGTCGATGATTATGCTTACCTGACCATAGATGGTCAGGCTGTTATCAGTGACACCGTTCATGATAATGCGGCTACCGGTACTTATCAGGCAACAGCTACCGGGTTTGTTGATCTGGATTTCTATGTGCTGAATACCGGAGGTCCGGGCCATTTTGATCTGCGCGGACGATTAGAAAATCCGTTGCCGGAAACTCTGGGAACATTGCAGAACGTTCAGACGCAGGTGTATCAGAATGCCAGTGTCACAGATCCTGCCGATTTGCCCGTGTTTGCGACCGCTAATACTGGTAGTAGCAGTGCTTCGTCTGATCTGGCCGCGACCAATGCGGCGGGTACCCTGACAAAAATTACCGGTCAGATGAGTGTGACTGAAGGGCAGGTGTACAGCTTTCAGGCACAGGGTGAAGTGGTCAGTTATCTGCGCATAGATAATACGGAAATCATCGGCAATGGCAGTGCCGCGTACCAACAGCAGGGGAGCTTTAAGGCCACCGCGACCGGTACGGTAGATGTTGAATATTATGTTTACAGCGCCACTGCTCAGGAGCATAACCTGGTACAGCTGTTACAGACCGGTGCAGCCAGTACCAGTGCTGATCTTAAAATCTTGCGGACCAGTGAATACACTAATCTGCCAACCTCACAGCTGCTTTATAATCAGGGTGATATTGTTGCTGATCTGGCTGCGCGCCAGCCGGCAGACACATCTTTGAGCGGTGATCTGACAGGTACGATTGCAACTGATTCGGCTAAACATATTCAGGCCAAACTGTACGTTGAGGCAGGTCACACTTATTACTTCACAGAGAAAACGGATGATTTTATACATCTGATTGTTGATCAGCAGGTAATTATTGATGACCGGCAGTGGGATGTGACCACTGAGGGCGCTTATCTTGCCCAAAAGAGCGGTTATGTGAACGTTGATTATTACGTTTTTAATGGCCCGGGTCCTGGTAACTATGAACTGACAGTAACTGCCAGCGTTAACCAGACACATACACCAACGAATACCAGCCCGACGGCCAGTGATAGCGACAGTAACAGTTACCCGCGTCTGTTTGTAACCCCTGAAGCAGAGCAGTTACCGGATGATAAGCTTGCCGTGGATGTGACCGCAGCAGGTATTAATCACGGCGTGCAGGTCATTGGCACCAATCAGAATAATGGCATTACCGGCAGCAACCATGCAGATATTTTGTTTGGCCACGGTGGTAATGACATGCTTGAAGGCGGCCTGGGTGATGACACCCTGATTGGTGGAGCCGGTAAGGATAGCTTCATCTTTAAAGGCGATAACTTTGGTCATGATGTGATTGTGAACCTGGTTCAGGGCGACGCGGACCGGGATGAAATCATCTTTGAGGGCACGACCATGACCTCTATCTGGTTGTACCGGATGGGTGATCATCTGGTCGTTAAGCCAAGTGACCAGGGTGCTGTAGTTATCACTCATGTATTTGGGGCGAATGCAGTCGGCGATTTTGAACGCATTGTTTTCCGCGATCAGAATGGCAATGAGCCCTGGGTTTTCACACCTGATCAGTTTGTCGCGGGCGGTCAATATGAAAACATTGGCACCATTACTGCCGGGCATGCGGTCTATGACCGGATAATGGCCAGTGATGCTGCTGATGAATTAGCGAAGGCAGAGCTGAATGTAGCGAAATCTACTGATGAGCTGTTGGCTGAATCAGAAGCGGCTAACCGCCAGACTCTGGTAGAAGCAGAGCTTGGCCGTAACGGTTTTGAACTGGGGGCGGAGCTACTCACTAATGGAGGCTTTGAAACGTCGGGTGGCTGGAGTCATCCTAATCCTCTGGAATACTGGAATGATGGTGCTTACAGCGTATATACCAGTGCCGATAGCCAGCGTTATATCGAACTGGACTACGCAAACGGAGTTGATTCTGTATCACAGCAATTTGCCGGCACTGTCGGTGAGAAATATCTGCTGTCATTCGATGTAGCTCGCCGGGGTAACGGCAATGACGATTCGAATACTGTACAGGTTAGCTTTAACGGTAACCTGTTGGGTGACTTTGTTGCTCAGGGCAATAACATCTTTGAGCGCTATGATCTGGTAGTAGATGCTGCTGCGATGAATACCCTGCAGTTTGCCGAAACCGTCAGTGGTAATGATACTGTCGGGCCGTTACTGGACAATGTGTCGGTACGGAAAATCAATCAGGTACAGGATACTAACCTGCTGAACAATGGCGGTTTTGAATTCTCAGGTGCGGTTGAGTCAGAAGTACACCGCGCCAGCATTGATGGCTGGCAGAGCAGCAACGCCTTCCACTTGTTTGCAACCGCTAATAATGGCGTGACGCCACAGGGCAGTTCGGAAGTATATCTAAAGCTTGACCGGACCGACGCGGCAGACAGTATTACCGCGCAGGCCGATCTACAAACCGGTAAGCAGTATCAGATTCAGTTTGATATTGCCGCTGATACTGCGGTGAGTAATGAATCCAATGCTGTGCAGGTTCTGCTTAATGGCGTGACTCTGGGAACTGCATACGCGACAGGTAATGGATGGCAGACTGTTAGCTTTACAGTAGAAGGTTCTGCAGGTGCAGATAAGCTGACAATCCGTGAATTTGCGAACGGTAATGACGGTGCCGGCGTGTACCTTGATAACGTCCGGGTATTCCAGGATACCGCCAGTAACCGTTTGAGTCTGGCCACCATCGGTGCCAGTCTGATTCTGGATGGTAATTTCCAGTCAGATATACTTCCGGCCGGTCAGACCAGCCAGACCGCCACAGACTGGACGCTGGGCAACGGCGCGTTGCTGACTCAGAATCCCGCTGACAGCACTGATCAGGTTATAAATCTGGATGCTTCAGCTGATTCACAACAGGCTCATGTCGGCCAGCGTTTTGATGCACAAACCGGTAGCGAATATCAGCTCAGCTTTACATTGGCCGGGCAGGGAACTGAAGTGAGCAATACGGTTGAAGTCTGGTGGAACGGTTCGCAGCTGGGCACTGCTTCGGTGGCAGCTAATCTGACTGAAACCTTTCAGTTCAGCGTGACGGGTGCTGCTGGTCATGATCTGTTGCAGATTGTGGAGAGTAGCGTAGGTAATGACGGTGCAGGATTATTCCTGGACGATGTCAGCCTGACGGCGCTTGACTTGCCATCAGTATCGGAAGCCTTACTGGGTGAGAATCTTCTGGAAAACGGAGACTTCGAGTCCAATGGTTTTTCCGGTAGCGGTGTGATTCCGGTGTCTGCAGTCTCTGGCTGGGAATCCGGCAACAGTAATCTTACTGTCGGTCAGGAAGATTATGCTGCTCACGAATCGACTTTGCGTGGACGTTATCTGGAACTGGATCAGACCGCTAACAGTCAGGATCAGGTTTGGCAGGATGTAGCAGCTGAAACAGGTAGTTATTACCGCCTTAGTTATGACCTGTGGAATGATCAGTCAGGTACCGCTGACGGTGCGCCGGAAATTCACTGGAATAATGGACTGGTTACCGCATACAGCAATAATCAGTATGGTGAAGCGCGTCACTTTGAATACATTGTTCAGGGGGCGGATGGCATGGATCGGCTTACGGTTACCGAAGCGGGTGGTAATGATGACGGTCAGGGGCTGTATCTGGATAATTTCAGCCTGCAATATATTGCGCCGGATAAATACAGCGAATTTAACTTTACCTTCTCGTAA
- a CDS encoding toxin-activating lysine-acyltransferase, with amino-acid sequence MNQKQLLDLGRISWLWQNSELHKEWQVGAMSRYVLPAVASNQYLIIEHEGAPVAYCSWALFDEQAESDYVLDPASLSPQRWNCGERLWFIDWISPFNSRFTWMLRAELNNRFPGYLARAMRVKKTTDKARIASFSGKGLSREESHSLRRQYFTDMVEGVQNAQQSGADIKVNTVPG; translated from the coding sequence ATGAATCAGAAACAACTTCTTGATCTTGGCAGAATCTCATGGCTCTGGCAGAACTCTGAACTGCATAAAGAATGGCAGGTTGGCGCCATGTCACGTTATGTGCTGCCTGCTGTCGCTTCAAATCAGTACCTGATTATTGAACATGAAGGCGCCCCGGTTGCTTACTGCTCATGGGCCTTGTTCGATGAACAAGCTGAAAGTGATTATGTGCTGGATCCTGCCAGTCTTTCTCCGCAACGCTGGAATTGTGGCGAAAGGCTTTGGTTTATAGATTGGATTTCGCCGTTTAATTCACGGTTTACCTGGATGTTGCGGGCAGAATTAAATAATCGCTTTCCGGGGTATCTGGCCCGGGCTATGCGGGTTAAGAAAACCACTGATAAAGCCAGAATAGCGTCGTTTTCCGGTAAAGGTCTGAGCAGAGAAGAAAGTCACTCACTTCGTCGCCAGTATTTTACTGACATGGTTGAAGGCGTGCAGAATGCACAGCAGTCCGGTGCGGATATTAAAGTGAACACTGTGCCTGGCTGA
- a CDS encoding HlyD family type I secretion periplasmic adaptor subunit, which yields MDKPEQQVAKTGDRYIRGFGLMVIALTFGMFGSWAFLAPLDSAALAQGVVKVAGNRKTIQHLEGGIITDLYVRDGDRVKPGDALIQLDATQFRSELQVLKTQLVIYLANESRLRAERDDDESIRFSPALDDADLRVVDAKQAEIQQFNSRRAARLGEIDVFSQRIRQLEAQVDGLKGLMDSKQARIASYNDEIGDYQALQTQGYVDARRIRELRRLKEEIAGEVAEHRAGVAGVKVQIGEARLQILQSSKEFNKEVVNQLADIQAKVFDIQERVVAVEDQVRRTLIIAPVEGIVLGLAFHTIGGVVPPSSPVLDIVPETSELIVEAQVSPIDIDRVSVGMKSDIRFSSFKSAITPVLTGEVINLSADSLSVEGEAAYYRAQVAIKDPLDKLPANTRLVPGMPAEVLINTGAGTLFEYLMQPATDAIARSFIED from the coding sequence ATGGATAAGCCAGAGCAACAGGTGGCCAAAACAGGCGACCGTTATATCCGGGGATTTGGGCTGATGGTCATTGCTCTGACCTTTGGTATGTTTGGCAGCTGGGCTTTTCTAGCTCCGCTGGATAGCGCTGCACTTGCTCAGGGTGTGGTAAAGGTTGCCGGTAACCGTAAGACTATTCAGCACTTGGAGGGCGGGATTATTACCGATCTATATGTGCGTGACGGTGACAGGGTTAAGCCCGGTGATGCCTTAATTCAACTGGATGCCACACAGTTTCGTTCTGAGTTGCAGGTGCTGAAAACCCAGCTAGTCATTTATCTGGCGAATGAAAGCCGTCTCAGGGCAGAAAGGGATGATGACGAGAGTATACGCTTCAGTCCTGCGCTGGATGATGCTGACCTTAGAGTAGTTGATGCAAAACAGGCCGAAATTCAGCAATTCAATTCCCGCCGCGCAGCCCGTCTCGGTGAAATTGACGTGTTTAGCCAGCGCATCAGGCAACTGGAAGCTCAGGTCGACGGCCTTAAAGGGCTTATGGACAGTAAGCAGGCACGGATAGCCTCCTATAATGATGAGATTGGCGACTACCAGGCTCTGCAGACCCAGGGTTATGTGGATGCCCGGCGAATAAGGGAATTACGCCGTCTGAAAGAAGAAATCGCGGGTGAAGTTGCAGAACACCGGGCGGGGGTAGCTGGGGTCAAGGTTCAGATAGGCGAGGCCCGTTTACAGATTTTACAGTCCAGTAAAGAATTCAATAAGGAAGTAGTGAATCAACTGGCAGATATTCAGGCCAAGGTGTTTGATATCCAGGAGCGTGTCGTTGCTGTAGAAGATCAGGTCCGGCGTACCCTGATAATTGCTCCGGTAGAAGGCATTGTACTGGGGCTGGCATTTCATACGATTGGTGGTGTAGTACCGCCCAGTAGTCCGGTGTTGGATATCGTACCGGAAACCAGTGAACTGATTGTGGAAGCGCAGGTTTCACCGATTGATATTGACCGGGTATCAGTTGGAATGAAGTCTGATATCCGTTTCAGCTCGTTTAAGAGCGCGATTACCCCGGTTCTGACCGGGGAAGTGATTAACCTGTCAGCAGACAGTTTATCGGTGGAAGGTGAAGCCGCTTATTACCGGGCACAGGTGGCCATTAAGGATCCATTGGATAAATTGCCTGCTAATACCCGGTTGGTTCCGGGAATGCCCGCCGAAGTGTTAATTAATACCGGTGCCGGTACCCTGTTTGAGTATCTGATGCAGCCAGCAACTGATGCCATCGCCCGGTCATTTATTGAGGATTAG